One window of the Alphaproteobacteria bacterium genome contains the following:
- the rfbD gene encoding dTDP-4-dehydrorhamnose reductase codes for MERPIVLFGGTGQIGRELRLQLAAWWPVLAPPRDQVNLARPEEVTTYLRLARPSLIVNAAAYTDVDGAENDATAAMTVNGHLPLMLAEEAFERNIGLVHFSTDLVFDGWRGETPAPYRETDSPNPLNIYGRSMLRGESAIQYTDPPHLIFRTSRVYGLRGSNFLMDLVALAGAHDDINVVADQIGSPTWSRAIAIAVNAILKDLDAPRTPAGIRERSGIYHLAASGAVSWYGFAELILDRAVDSPYIEMTPERRPALRAIASNSYPFRAPRPIYTALSSRSAQHAFGVGLPAWQEQLETCLRSMPA; via the coding sequence GTGGAACGACCCATTGTACTATTCGGCGGTACCGGCCAGATCGGCCGCGAGTTGCGTCTGCAACTGGCTGCATGGTGGCCGGTTCTGGCCCCGCCCCGCGACCAGGTCAATCTTGCCCGCCCGGAAGAAGTCACCACCTATTTGCGCCTCGCCCGTCCGTCTCTGATTGTTAACGCCGCCGCCTATACCGACGTCGACGGCGCGGAAAACGACGCAACCGCCGCCATGACCGTGAACGGTCATCTTCCGCTCATGCTCGCGGAGGAGGCGTTCGAACGCAACATCGGCCTCGTTCACTTTTCGACCGATCTCGTGTTCGACGGGTGGCGCGGCGAGACGCCGGCGCCCTACCGCGAAACCGATTCGCCCAATCCGCTGAATATTTACGGTCGCAGCATGTTGCGCGGCGAATCCGCCATTCAATACACCGACCCGCCACACCTCATCTTTCGTACCAGCCGTGTCTATGGGTTGCGCGGGAGCAACTTCCTGATGGACCTCGTTGCCTTGGCCGGGGCCCACGACGACATCAATGTGGTTGCCGATCAGATCGGTAGTCCGACGTGGTCACGGGCAATCGCCATCGCGGTGAACGCCATTCTGAAGGACCTCGACGCGCCGCGCACGCCAGCCGGTATACGCGAACGAAGCGGCATTTATCACCTTGCGGCGTCGGGTGCGGTTAGTTGGTACGGCTTCGCCGAGTTGATTCTCGATCGAGCCGTCGACAGCCCCTATATCGAGATGACGCCCGAGCGGCGACCCGCTTTGCGGGCGATCGCCTCGAATTCCTACCCCTTCCGGGCACCCCGACCGATCTATACGGCGCTGAGTAGCCGCTCCGCCCAGCATGCCTTCGGGGTGGGTCTACCGGCGTGGCAGGAACAGCTCGAAACCTGCTTGCGCTCGATGCCCGCCTAA